A region from the Drosophila ananassae strain 14024-0371.13 chromosome 2L, ASM1763931v2, whole genome shotgun sequence genome encodes:
- the LOC6499910 gene encoding uncharacterized protein LOC6499910 gives MYKGTLLCCLVLGLILALASAYNGQDIYAEPNCAIVEDHARKFRDISDPTHYWVCPEGQEKADYIQCPDNYAFMEPQQGCVVWEEWKWIEPYTK, from the exons ATGTACAAGG GCACTCTCCTCTGCTGCCTGGTTCTGGGCCTGATCCTGGCTCTGGCCAGCGCCTACAACGGCCAGGACATCTACGCCGAGCCCAACTGCGCCATCGTCGAGGATCACGCCCGCAAGTTCCGCGACATCTCCGATCCCACCCACTACTGGGTCTGCCCCGAGGGTCAGGAGAAGGCCGACTACATCCAGTGCCCGGACAACTATGCCTTCATGGAGCCCCAGCAGGGATGCGTCGTCTGGGAGGAGTGGAAGTGGATCGAACCATACACCAAATAA
- the LOC6500652 gene encoding uncharacterized protein LOC6500652, whose product MKSVVAVCAIFVAAFLVAAVSGDAGRSACKDESEVGQTFTHHFDAAKYWLCETLGTPAKEVDCPSGLAYMHLLKECIPWASYVWKKPEMPPTVY is encoded by the exons ATGAAGTCTG TGGTTGCTGTTTGTGCCATTTTTGTGGCTGCCTTCTTGGTGGCAGCTGTGAGCGGCGATGCCGGTCGTTCGGCCTGTAAGGATGAGTCGGAGGTGGGCCAGACCTTTACCCATCACTTTGACGCTGCCAAGTACTGGCTCTGCGAGACCCTGGGCACCCCCGCCAAGGAGGTCGACTGCCCCTCCGGCCTGGCCTACATGCACCTCCTGAAGGAGTGCATCCCCTGGGCCAGCTACGTCTGGAAGAAGCCGGAGATGCCGCCAACTgtttactaa
- the LOC116654510 gene encoding pro-resilin — MRVLFSLIAVAFVAVSLVRDVGAAKREAPLNNAYLPPSPPQRPSSKYGAPPASSYLPPASGPAPSFNSGPASSYSAPSLSASSGGPYPAPAPRPSSSYGPPASHPSSSYGPPPSRPRESYGPPPPKKQHHRRPSSSYGAPRPAPPSQSYGAPPSSSYGPPKSSPPSQSYGAPAPPSSKYGPPKSAPSSSYGAPKPAPPSSSYGAPAPPSSSYGAPSLGSSSFGTSAPSSSYGAPAAPSKSYGAPAPPPSKSYGAPAAPPSSSYGAPAPPSKSYGAPPAPSSSYGAPSAPSAPSSSYGSPSKSYGAPPAPPSQSYGAPAAPSPSYGAPPAPSKSYGAPAPPSPSYGAPAPPSSSYGAPPQAPVSNYLPPAPRPSKPSSSYGAPSVSSFVPLPSAPSTNYGAPSKTQSLGNSGYSSGPSSSYDAPAAPPSSSYGAPAASSSSSFQPIAPPSSSYGAPASGGASSFSTAPSSLYGAPSKGSSGSSFSSAPSSSYSAPSPSANIGGSYPAAPSSSYAAPSSGSNSGGPYPAAPSSSYSAPSASANSGGSYPAAASSSFSAPSSSYSAPGSGSNSGGPYPAAPSSSYSAPGSGSNSGGPYTSAPSSSYSAPSSGSNSGGPYPAAPSSSYSAPSSGASSGGPYPSAPSSSYSAPSSGSSSGGPYPAAPSSSYLAPNSGASSGGSYPSAPSSSYSAPSSGASSGGPYPSAPSSSYSAPSPSSSSGGPYPSAPSSSYSAPSPSSNAGGPYPSAPSSSYSAPSPSSNSGGPYPAAPSNSYSAPPSPPSSSYGAPASGSVSSSFSAASSSSSGGGFSSGLNFSSGPSSSYSAPPAGGSSSSGPYPSAPAQDSGYAYNAPTQVPETIQQGYSADGGYTYRKK, encoded by the exons ATGCGAGTG CTTTTCAGTCTTATCGCGGTGGCCTTTGTCGCCGTTTCTCTGGTCCGCGATGTCGGAGCGGCGAAGCGCGAGGCGCCACTGAACAACGCTTACCTGCCCCCCTCCCCGCCCCAGCGTCCGTCCTCCAAATATGGAGCCCCGCCTGCCAGCTCCTACCTGCCTCCCGCCTCCGGACCTGCGCCTTCTTTCAACTCCGGCCCTGCCAGTAGCTACTCCGCTCCCTCCTTGAGTGCCTCGTCGGGTGGCCCTTACCCGGCGCCTGCTCCTCGACCTTCTAGCTCCTACGGCCCACCGGCTTCGCACCCATCCTCTAGCTACGGACCGCCGCCAAGCCGCCCAAGGGAGTCGTATGGGCCTCCTCCGCCCAAAAAGCAACATCATCGCCGTCCTTCTTCCAGCTACGGAGCGCCACGTCCTGCCCCGCCATCGCAGAGCTATGGTGCCCCTCCCTCCTCCAGCTATGGACCCCCAAAGTCTTCCCCCCCGTCGCAGAGTTACGGAGCTCCCGCCCCACCATCATCCAAATACGGACCACCCAAGTCGGCGCCTTCATCCAGTTACGGAGCTCCCAAGCCAGCGCCTCCTTCATCATCGTACGGCGCTCCAGCACCACCCTCTTCATCTTATGGAGCTCCCTCGTTGGGATCCTCATCTTTTGGAACCTCGGCACCATCTTCGTCTTATGGAGCACCGGCCGCGCCTTCAAAGTCCTATGGAGCGCCTGCCCCACCACCTTCCAAGTCGTATGGAGCTCCCGCTGCCCCTCCATCCTCATCGTATGGAGCACCAGCCCCGCCTTCCAAATCTTATGGAGCACCTCCGGCACCTTCTTCATCCTATGGAGCACCTTCTGCTCCTTCGGCACCTTCTTCATCATACGGATCTCCATCGAAGTCATACGGAGCTCCTCCCGCCCCACCATCCCAATCATATGGGGCACCTGCCGCTCCTTCTCCATCATATGGAGCACCTCCAGCGCCATCTAAGTCTTATGGAGCACCTGCCCCGCCATCACCCTCCTATGGTGCCCCTGCTCCTCCATCCTCGTCGTATGGAGCACCACCACAGGCCCCAGTAAGCAACTATCTGCCCCCTGCCCCGCGTCCATCGAAGCCCTCCTCCAGCTACGGAGCCCCCAGTGTAAGCAGTTTCGTTCCTCTGCCTTCCGCGCCTTCCACCAACTACGGAGCCCCATCGAAGACCCAAAGCCTGGGTAACAGTGGCTACTCCTCTGGACCATCTTCTTCCTACGATGCCCCCGCTGCTCCACCATCATCTTCTTATGGAGCACCTGCCGCCTCATCGTCCTCGTCCTTCCAGCCCATTGCTCCGCCGTCTTCCAGCTATGGCGCTCCGGCCAGCGGCGGCGCCAGCAGCTTCTCCACCGCTCCATCCTCCCTGTACGGTGCCCCAAGCAAGGGTTCCAGTGGATCATCATTCTCCTCTGCTCCTTCCAGCTCTTACTCGGCTCCCAGCCCCAGCGCCAATATCGGAGGGTCCTATCCTGCGGCGCCCTCTTCATCTTATGCCGCTCCAAGCTCAGGTTCCAATTCGGGAGGTCCCTACCCGGCAGCTCCTTCATCTTCATACTCGGCTCCTAGTGCTTCAGCTAACAGTGGAGGATCTTATCCTGCAGCTGCTTCGTCCTCCTTCTCGGCACCTTCTTCTTCCTACTCGGCCCCTGGATCGGGTTCGAATAGTGGTGGACCCTACCCTGCGGCTCCTTCTTCCTCGTACTCCGCACCTGGTTCCGGTTCAAACAGTGGAGGTCCTTACACATCGGCACCTTCTTCATCATACTCGGCACCCAGCTCTGGCTCAAACAGTGGAGGTCCTTACCCAGCCGCTCCTTCTTCATCATACTCGGCACCCAGCTCTGGAGCAAGCAGTGGAGGACCTTACCCATCGGCACCTTCTTCATCATACTCGGCACCCAGCTCTGGCTCAAGCAGTGGAGGTCCTTACCCAGCCGCTCCTTCTTCTTCGTACTTGGCACCCAACTCTGGCGCAAGCAGTGGAGGATCATACCCATCAGCCCCTTCATCGTCATACTCGGCTCCCAGCTCTGGCGCAAGCAGTGGAGGACCATACCCATCAGCCCCTTCATCGTCCTACTCGGCTCCCAGTCCCAGTTCGAGCAGCGGAGGGCCTTACCCATCAGCTCCATCTTCATCCTATTCGGCACCGAGTCCTAGCTCCAACGCAGGAGGACCCTATCCGTCAGCTCCCTCATCGTCCTACTCGGCACCCAGTCCCAGCTCGAACTCCGGAGGACCCTATCCAGCTGCGCCATCCAACTCCTATTCGGCACCACCATCTCCGCCATCGTCTTCGTACGGAGCCCCGGCTTCGGGATCCGTTTCCTCGTCCTTCAGTGCAGCTTCTTCGAGCAGCTCTGGCGGTGGTTTCTCCTCCGGCCTGAATTTCTCCAGCGGTCCCTCGTCCAGCTACAGTGCTCCCCCCGCCGGTGGATCGTCGAGCTCCGGCCCATACCCAAGTGCTCCTGCTCAGGATTCCGGGTATGCGTACAATGCTCCCACCCAGGTGCCAGAGACCATCCAGCAGGGCTATAGCGCCGACGGCGGCTACACCTACCGCAAGAAGTGA
- the LOC6499909 gene encoding high-affinity choline transporter 1 has protein sequence MINIAGVVSIVLFYLLILVVGIWAGRKKQSGNDSEEEVMLAGRSIGLFVGIFTMTATWVGGGYINGTAEAIYTSGLVWCQAPFGYALSLVFGGIFFANPMRKQGYITMLDPLQDSFGERMGGLLFLPALCGEVFWAAGILAALGATLSVIIDMDHRTSVILSSCIAIFYTLFGGLYSVAYTDVIQLFCIFIGLWMCIPFAWSNEHVGSLSDLEVDWIGHVEPKRHWMYIDYGLLLVFGGIPWQVYFQRVLSSKTAGRAQLLSYVAAAGCILMAIPPVLIGAIAKATPWNETDYKGPYPLTVDETSMILPMVLQYLTPDFVSFFGLGAVSAAVMSSADSSVLSAASMFARNVYKLIFRQKASEMEIIWVMRVAIIVVGILATIMALTIPSIYGLWSMCSDLVYVILFPQLLMVVHFKKHCNTYGSLAAYIVALFIRLSGGEAILGLDPFIKYPGYDEETQEQMFPFRTMAMLLSLITLISVSWWTKMMFESGKLPPSYDYFRCVVNIPEDALRVGEPSESGEQLSVMAGPLARSYGAATMAGKDERNGRINPALESDDDLPVAEARRINQQTAQAQVKKMLDTATGVKPAGGGGGQMSQSGMAMPTPEQDNTAF, from the exons ATGATCAATATCGCCGGAGTGGTGAGCATTGTGCTCTTCTACCTGCTCATCCTGGTGGTGGGCATCTGGGCCGGTCGCAAGAAGCAGTCCGGCAATGATTCCGAGGAGGAGGTTATGCTCGCCGGCCGTTCCATTGGCCTCTTTGTGGGCATTTTTACCATGACGGCCACCTGGGTGGGTGGCGGCTACATCAATGGCACGGCTGAGGCCATCTACACATCCGGATTGGTGTGGTGTCAGGCTCCCTTTGGCTATGCTTTGAGCTTAGTTTTCG GTGGCATTTTCTTTGCCAATCCAATGCGAAAACAGGGCTACATCACTATGCTGGATCCTCTGCAGGATTCGTTTGGTGAGCGAATGGGAGGTCTTCTCTTCTTGCCAGCTCTCTGCGGCGAAGTGTTCTGGGCCGCCGGTATTCTGGCCGCCCTGGGAGCCACTCTCTCGGTGATTATCGACATGGACCACCGCACCTCAGTCATCCTTTCCTCGTGCATCGCCATCTTCTACACCCTCTTTGGCGGCCTGTATTCCGTGGCCTATACGGATGTCATTCAGCTGTTTTGCATCTTCATTGGGCTGTGGATGTGCATCCCATTCGCCTGGAGCAACGAGCACGTGGGCAGTCTTAGTGACCTGGAGGTCGATTGGATTGGACACGTGGAGCCGAAAAGGCATTGGATGTATATAGACTACGGATTGCTTCTGGTGTTTGGCGGTATTCCCTGGCAGGTCTACTTCCAGCGGGTGCTGTCCAGCAAAACAGCCGGACGAGCCCAACTGTTGTCCTACGTTGCCGCTGCCGGATGCATCCTGATGGCCATTCCTCCGGTTCTCATTGGAGCCATTGCCAAGGCCACAC CCTGGAACGAAACTGACTACAAGGGACCCTATCCCCTCACTGTGGACGAGACAAGCATGATATTGCCCATGGTCCTTCAGTATTTGACACCAGATTTTGTGTCCTTCTTCGGCCTGGGTGCCGTCTCCGCCGCCGTGATGTCCTCTGCCGATTCCTCCGTGCTCTCAGCTGCCTCCATGTTCGCCCGGAACGTGTACAAATTGATTTTCCGTCAGAAGGCTTCCGAAATGGAAATCATCTGGGTGATGCGCGTGGCCATAATTGTCGTGGGTATTTTGGCCACAATTATGGCCCTTACTATTCCCTCCATCTATGGATTGTG GTCCATGTGTTCCGACCTGGTGTACGTCATCCTGTTCCCGCAGCTGCTGATGGTGGTGCACTTTAAGAAACACTGCAACACATACGGCAGCCTGGCCGCATATATTGTAGCCTTGTTCATCCGGTTGTCTGGAGGGGAAGCTATCCTGGGGCTGGATCCTTTCATTAAGTATCCTGGCTATGATGAGGAGACTCAAGAACAAATGTTCCCCTTCCGCACCATGGCCATGTTGCTTAGTTTGATTACACTGATCTCGGTGTCCTGGTGGACGAA GATGATGTTCGAGTCGGGTAAGCTGCCGCCCAGCTACGACTACTTCCGTTGCGTGGTTAACATTCCGGAGGATGCCCTGCGTGTGGGAGAGCCCTCCGAGTCCGGGGAGCAGCTATCGGTGATGGCAGGACCTCTGGCCCGTTCATACGGAGCCGCCACCATGGCCGGCAAGGATGAGCGAAACGGTCGCATCAATCCCGCCCTGGAATCGGATGACGATCTTCCCGTGGCGGAGGCCCGCCGCATCAACCAACAGACGGCGCAGGCGCAGGTGAAGAAGATGCTAGACACCGCCACCGGGGTGAAGCCAGCAGGCGGAGGAGGTGGCCAGATGAGTCAGTCCGGCATGGCCATGCCCACTCCGGAGCAGGATAACACGGCCTTCTGA